From Solanum lycopersicum chromosome 8, SLM_r2.1, the proteins below share one genomic window:
- the LOC101254816 gene encoding aluminum-activated malate transporter 12, which yields MVVEMEVNNGENTNNNWVPIMKKLHINVIGEKMKKFPRTIWRIGKEDPRRVIHSLKVGISLTLVSLLYLMEPLFKGFGSNAIWAVMTVVVVLEFTAGATLCKGLNRGLGTLLAGSLAFLIEYVATKTGHVFRAIFIGAALFFIGATATYMRFIPYIKKNYDYGVVIFLLTFNLITVSSYRVDNVLKIAHERFYTIAIGCGICLLMSLLIFPNWSGEDLHNFTAAKFEGLAKSIEACVNEYFSDEEQQKARENSSDLEDPIYNGYKTVLDSKSFDETLALYASWEPRHSRHCYRFPWQQYVKLGNVLRHFGYTIVALHGCLQTEIQTPRSVRAMFKDPCIRLSGEVAKALKELGDSIRYRRHCSPEILSDHLHEALQDLNKAIKSQPKLFIGSKNNTNKLTLATVVSKGQSGALNSRRVSLSSVKTDTSALLDWKSKLRGGSSTTTNENSKLRPTLSKIAITSLEFSEALPFAAFASLLVEIVARLDLVIEQVEELGRIAHFKEYNDDDNVELVVVEIDKKNSRTLPNQLPTQDAGD from the exons ATGGTAGTGGAAATGGAGGTGAATAATGGagaaaatactaataataattggGTACCAATTATGAAGAAATTACACATAAATGTTATTGgtgaaaagatgaaaaaattcCCAAGAACAATTTGGAGAATTGGAAAAGAAGATCCAAGAAGGGTAATTCACTCACTAAAAGTTGGAATTTCATTAACATTGGTTTCATTGTTGTATTTGATGGAGCCATTGTTCAAAGGATTTGGAAGTAACGCTATTTGGGCTGTCATGACTGTGGTTGTTGTTCTCGAATTCACCGCAG GGGCAACATTGTGTAAAGGGCTAAATAGAGGATTGGGAACACTATTAGCAGGATCATTGGCATTTTTGATTGAATATGTTGCCACAAAAACTGGCCATGTATTTAGAGCTATATTTATTGGAGCTgcacttttttttattg GTGCTACAGCAACGTATATGAGATTTATTCCTTACATAAAGAAAAACTATGATTATGGCGTAGTGATATTTCTCTTGACTTTCAACTTGATTACAGTATCAAGCTATCGTGTTGATAACGTGTTAAAAATCGCGCACGAACGTTTTTATACCATAGCTATTGGTTGTGGTATTTGTCTCCTCATGAGTCTATTGATATTTCCAAATTGGTCAGGTGAAGACCTTCATAATTTCACTGCTGCTAAGTTTGAAGGCTTAGCAAAATCCATTGAAG CTTGTGTTAATGAGTATTTTAGTGATGAGGAACAACAAAAAGCCAGAGAAAATTCTTCAGATTTGGAGGATCCTATTTACAATGGTTACAAGACTGTATTGGATTCAAAATCATTTGATGAGACCTTG GCATTATATGCAAGTTGGGAGCCAAGACATTCAAGACATTGTTATAGGTTTCCATGGCAACAGTATGTTAAATTGGGAAATGTTCTACGCCATTTTGGATATACAATTGTGGCTCTTCATGGTTGTCTTCAAACTGAAATTCAG acTCCTCGATCGGTTCGTGCAATGTTCAAAGATCCATGCATAAGACTCTCAGGAGAAGTAGCAAAAGCACTAAAGGAATTAGGAGATAGCATAAGATATCGTAGACATTGTTCACCTGAAATTCTATCTGATCATCTTCATGAAGCATTACAAGACCTAAACAAAGCAATAAAATCCCAACCAAAACTCTTCATTGGTTCAAAAAACAACACAAACAAGCTAACCCTAGCGACTGTCGTTTCAAAAGGACAGTCTGGTGCACTAAACTCTCGTAGGGTTTCCTTATCAAGTGTCAAGACGGACACGTCCGCGTTGCTTGATTGGAAATCCAAATTAAGAGGTGGTAGTAGTACTACTACtaatgaaaattcaaaattgaggCCAACATTGAGTAAAATTGCTATAACAAGTCTTGAATTTTCAGAGGCATTGCCATTTGCTGCTTTTGCTTCTTTGTTAGTTGAAATTGTGGCAAGACTTGATCTTGTTATTGAACAAGTTGAAGAATTGGGAAGAATTGCACATTTCAAAGagtataatgatgatgataatgttgaACTTGTTGTTGTggaaattgataaaaaaaattcaaggacTTTACCAAATCAATTGCCAACTCAAGATGCAggagattaa
- the LOC101255118 gene encoding protein phosphatase 2C 29, protein MGGGFSQLFPCLDPAVNRGEPEVIFTGSEPLDETLGHSFCYVRSSARFVSPTNSDRFVSPSQSLRFDEPGRNRLTGSTETGFRAISGASVSANTSTPRTVLQLDNIYDDATGSDGSVVGFGGGVKGSVVNGFESTSSFSALPLQPVPRGGEPSGPMERAFFMSGPIERGALSGPLDAAASSDGGGGVPFSAPLGGAYVKKRRKNGIAGIRKAFYRSFSEKKRPWVVPVRNFIGRKEMTAAGNCTRDSDAGSDSNVQWALGKAGEDRVHVVVSEEHGWLFVGIYDGFNGPDGPEFLMSHLYKAMYKELEGLFWDSEETSNQEAENAGLENEVITEDSNKPNSNREANPTSRGAEEGGNEVNLEHLDKGSEKKVTFQSGEIVVRRRRLWEYLAEAETEDGLDLSGSDRFAFSVDDALSVNSAGSAVNRRSLLLSKLKHGLLIKHKESKRLFPWKFGLQAKEKVEVGENRVEERTNRSERRRKVGPVDHELVLRAMSRALEFTELAYLDMTDKVLDRYPELALMGSCLLVALMRDEDVYVMNVGDSRAIVAQYEPEEVSSSSESRGPGNSELAVEGIVEEPVVAGDEENRVIDDIPIQDAKLTALQLSTDHSTSIEEEVTRIKNEHPDDSNCIVNDRVKGRLKVTRAFGAGFLKKPKLNEPLLEMFRNEYIGDAPYLSCTPSLRHHKLCPRDQFLVLSSDGLYQYLSNQEVVCHVENFMEKFPDGDPAQHLIEELLFRAAKKAGMDFHELLDIPQGDRRKYHDDVTVMVVSLEGRIWKSSGKYL, encoded by the exons ATGGGAGGAGGATTTTCGCAGCTGTTTCCATGTCTTGACCCGGCGGTGAACCGGGGTGAACCGGAGGTGATCTTTACCGGAAGTGAACCGCTTGATGAAACACTTGGTCATTCCTTCTGTTATGTGAGGTCATCAGCCCGGTTTGTTTCTCCGACCAACTCAGATCGATTTGTTTCACCTTCTCAGTCACTACGGTTTGATGAACCGGGGAGGAATAGACTGACCGGTTCGACGGAAACCGGGTTCAGAGCGATTTCCGGTGCTTCTGTAAGTGCAAATACCTCGACTCCTAGAACTGTCCTCCAACTTGacaatatttatgatgatgCCACTGGTAGTGATGGGAGTGTTGTGGGTTTTGGTGGTGGTGTAAAGGGTAGTGTTGTCAATGGGTTCGAAAGTACGTCGTCGTTTAGTGCTTTACCTCTTCAGCCGGTTCCTCGCGGTGGCGAACCGTCCGGTCCAATGGAAAGAGCATTTTTTATGTCCGGTCCAATTGAGCGAGGTGCTCTATCTGGACCGCTAGACGCTGCTGCTAGCTCCGATGGCGGCGGTGGAGTTCCCTTTTCAGCTCCATTAGGTGGAGCTTATGtaaaaaagagaaggaagaatGGCATTGCAGGAATTAGGAAGGCATTCTACCGGAGCTTCTCTGAGAAAAAGCGGCCTTGGGTGGTTCCGGTGAGAAATTTCATTGGGAGAAAGGAAATGACAGCTGCCGGAAACTGTACTCGTGATTCGGATGCAGGGAGTGATTCAAATGTTCAATGGGCACTGGGAAAAGCCGGTGAGGATCGTGTGCATGTGGTTGTATCGGAAGAGCATGGATGGCTCTTTGTTGGGATTTATGATGGTTTTAATGGCCCAGATGGACCTGAATTCTTGATGAGTCATCTATACAAAGCAATGTACAAAGAATTAGAGGGTTTGTTTTGGGATAGTGAAGAAACTAGTAATCAGGAAGCAGAAAATGCAGGTTTAGAAAATGAAGTGATCACCGAGGACTCAAACAAACCAAATTCGAATCGAGAAGCTAACCCCACAAGTAGGGGGGCAGAAGAAGGTGGAAATGAGGTTAATTTGGAACATCTAGATAAAGGGTCGGAAAAGAAGGTGACATTTCAATCAGGGGAAATAGTGGTTAGGAGGAGGAGGTTGTGGGAATATTTAGCAGAAGCTGAGACAGAGGATGGTCTTGATCTTTCGGGTTCGGATAGATTTGCATTTTCAGTAGATGATGCGTTAAGTGTAAATAGTGCAGGTTCAGCAGTTAATAGGAGGTCGTTGTTGTTGTCGAAGTTGAAACACGGATTGTTAATTAAGCATAAAGAGAGTAAGAGGTTGTTCCCATGGAAATTTGGGTTGCAAGCTAAAGAGAAAGTTGAGGTAGGGGAGAATAGAGTAGAAGAAAGGACTAATAGAAGTGAACGGAGGCGTAAGGTGGGCCCGGTTGATCATGAGTTAGTTTTGAGAGCAATGTCGAGAGCTCTCGAATTCACTGAGCTCGCATACTTGGATATGACAGATAAAGTTCTTGATCGGTATCCTGAGCTTGCATTAATGGGTTCATGTTTGTTGGTTGCTCTGATGAGAGATGAAGATGTGTATGTAATGAATGTGGGAGATAGTCGTGCTATTGTGGCACAGTATGAGCCTGAGGAGGTAAGTTCTAGTTCAGAATCAAGAGGTCCAGGTAACAGTGAGTTAGCTGTTGAGGGCATTGTAGAAGAACCTGTAGTTGCTGGCGATGAGGAAAATAGGGTGATAGATGATATACCTATTCAAGATGCTAAGCTGACTGCCTTGCAATTGTCTACTGATCACAGCACCAGCATTGAGGAA GAAGTTACTAGAATTAAGAATGAACACCCAGATGACAGCAACTGCATTGTTAATGATAGAGTGAAAGGTCGTCTAAAGGTCACTCGTGCTTTTGGAGCGGGCTTCCTTAAAAAG CCTAAACTGAATGAGCCATTGCTAGAAATGTTTCGGAACGAATATATTGGGGATGCTCCTTATCTATCTTGTACACCTTCTCTGCGACATCATAAACTCTGTCCTAGAGATCAGTTTTTGGTGCTCTCTTCTGATGGCTTATACCAATATTTGAGCAATCAGGAGGTTGTTTGTCATGTTGAGAATTTCATGGAGAAATTTCCGGATGGGGATCCTGCTCAGCATCTGATTGAGGAGCTCTTATTTCGTGCAGCCAAAAAAGCTG GAATGGATTTTCATGAATTACTGGACATCCCCCAAGGAGATCGTAGGAAGTACCACGATGATGTTACAGTTATGGTGGTATCTCTCGAAGGAAGAATTTGGAAGTCGTCTGGGAAATACCTCTAA
- the LOC101256609 gene encoding protein ABCI7, chloroplastic, with the protein MALSALSPTFSTNPSASSTSLSKTRRITQKNPKFSVFTTPKFTPISALSDPYVLQIAETLEDSLPSTSSTPLQKLRISSSDTLLSTPWPSRKDEPFRFTDTSFIKNSRIEPIQPPSLSSLDVSVDTLLPTLSIVDGYIMDSLSQLNEFPSGVYVGSLLRVDSEAILKRVSEYEFSSKGDLFWLLNGVGTPDVVLVYVPEGCKVETPLLLRYISVEGSDKESKALPFSNPRVLVLVEKGGEISIVEEYVGGDTDKCYWTNSVMEVVVGEGAKVSHSYIQNQSFNAAHIKWTWVQQESTSKYEHIEVSTGGKLSRHNIHIQQVGPDTVTELSTFHMCISDQTQDLHSKLVLDHPRGVSQQIHKCIVAHSSGQAVFDGNVQVNRYAQQTDAGQLTRSLLLEPRATVNVKPNLQIIADDVKCSHGAAISDLEEDQLFYFRARGVDAETARKALIFSFAAEVVDRFPNASIRKKVETHIRELLDPSRPSR; encoded by the exons ATGGCACTTTCTGCTCTTTCACCTACTTTTTCTACAAACCCTTCTGCATCATCAACCTCTTTatcaaaaacaagaagaatcacccaaaaaaatccCAAATTTAGTGTCTTTACTACCCCTAAATTCACTCCAATTTCAGCTCTTTCTGATCCATATGTCCTTCAAATAGCTGAAACACTTGAAGATTCATTACCTTCTACCTCTTCTACACCACTTCAGAAGTTAAGAATCAGTTCCTCAGACACCCTTTTGTCAACCCCTTGGCCATCTCGTAAAGATGAGCCTTTTAGATTCACTGACACTTCTTTTATCAAGAATTCAAGAATTGAGCCAATTCAACCTCCATCTTTGAGTTCTTTGGATGTTTCTGTAGATACCCTTTTGCCTACACTTTCAATTGTTGATGGTTATATAATGGATTCTTTGTCTCAGTTGAATGAATTTCCTAGTGGGGTTTATGTAGGTAGTCTGTTGAGGGTAGATTCTGAGGCTATATTGAAAAGGGTGTCTGAATATGAGTTCAGTTCTAAAGGGGATTTGTTTTGGTTACTTAATGGTGTAGGTACCCCTGATGTAGTACTAGTGTATGTGCCAGAAGGGTGTAAGGTTGAGACTCCATTGTTATTGAGGTACATTTCTGTTGAAGGTAGTGATAAAGAGTCAAAAGCTTTGCCTTTTTCGAACCCGagggtgttggtgttggtggaGAAGGGAGGTGAGATTAGTATAGTTGAAGAGTATGTGGGTGGAGATACGGATAAATGTTACTGGACGAATTCCGTTATGGAAGTGGTTGTTGGGGAAGGAGCAAAGGTGAGCCATTCTTACATCCAAAATCAATCTTTCAACGCGGCACATATCAAGTGGACTTGGGTTCAGCAG GAATCAACTAGCAAATACGAGCATATAGAAGTAAGCACTGGTGGGAAGTTAAGCAGGCACAATATTCACATCCAGCAGGTTGGTCCAGACACTGTTACTGAGTTATCGACGTTTCATATGTGCATCTCGGATCAAACACAAGATCTACACAGTAAGTTAGTCCTAGATCATCCACGAGGTGTCTCTCAGCAGATCCATAAGTGCATTGTGGCCCATTCGTCTGGACAGGCTGTTTTTGATGGAAATGTTCAAGTCAATAG ATATGCGCAGCAGACAGATGCAGGACAACTTACACGAAGCCTCCTTTTGGAGCCTCGGGCAACTGTGAATGTCAAACCTAATCTCCAAATCATCGCTGATGATGTCAAGTGCTCCCATGGTGCTGCAATCAGTGACCTCGAAGAAGACCAACTGTTTTACTTCAGGGCACGGGGTGTTGATGCTGAAACTGCCAGAAAAGCTCTGATCTTTTCGTTTGCAGCTGAAGTAGTAGACCGTTTCCCTAATGCCTCGATTAGGAAGAAAGTCGAAACACACATTAGAGAACTGCTCGATCCCTCACGCCCTTCACGGTGA